The sequence below is a genomic window from Ctenopharyngodon idella isolate HZGC_01 chromosome 11, HZGC01, whole genome shotgun sequence.
attgaataaagttatcaaacactttatgcagacttcactgcataaattataaatgaaatatagattaatccttattaaagctacaatttttaaagggttagttcacccaaaaattaaaataatgtcatttattactctccctcatgtcgttccacacctgtaagaccttcgttcatcttcagaacacaaattaagatatttttgttgaaatccgatggctcagtgaggcctgcatagccagcaatgacatttcctctctcaagatccattaatgtactaaaaacatatttaaatcagttcatgtgagtacagtggttcaatattaatattataaagcgacgagaatatttttggtgcgccaaaaaaaacaaaataacttatttagtgatggccgatttcaaaacactgcttcatgaagcttcggagcgttatgaatcagcgtgtcgaatcatgattcggattgcgtgtcaaaccaccaaactgctgaaatcacgtgactttggcgctccgaaccactgattcataacgctccgaagcttcatgaagcagtgttttgaaatcggccatcactaaataagtcgttattttgttctCGTcactttgtaatattaatattgaaccactgaactcacatgaactgatttaaatatgtttttagtacattaatggatcttgagagaggaaatgtcattgctggctatgcaggcctcactgagccatcagatttcatcaaaaatatcttaatttgtgtttcgaagattaacgaaggtcttacaggtgtggaacgacatgagggtgagtaataaatgacgttattttcatttttgggtgaactaaccctttaatgacagtCATCACATCATttggtttattaggctactgtccctttaaaagctGCCGCTGCCAAACATGAAGCGTATCTGAcgcgcatctcattttctcacaagtTAAGATATTATTTAACTCATCTAAGACCGCTCTTATGAGGATCCTCAAcaaaacgggcattttgacataattctgtgttattgtttgttcaaaagcgcgaaagagaactcgatgCTGGCACGCGTCTTTCTGTGTGTCACATGACACAACATTCACACAGACAGCGTTGTCTTGcggcgcttgaatggtttaaagcATTTGCGTGAAAAAcagcgtgatcatataatgtaacactagccaaattatgacggaaaaaaaaaggttgctTTGTTAATTGcgttttaacatgttaaactggaaaaattaatcgcatgcgttaacgctaattttgacagcattGATTATATTGCAAAAATTGTGGAAATAAATGgatcatatttattatttaccaTAAAATTCcctcaaaatgcaaaatattaaataaaaaatattaaacaaaaatatataacattggtttgacagaaaaggaaaaaaattccCTTTTTTTTACTGGGAGGAGTATGAGTGTGACCCCTAAATAAAGAGCACTAGAGGGTTAAAATAGcaattataatattttcataaattataTCTATCACACAACCGTACCTCTAGGCGTGCTGGACCGCTCTCGCCCGGGAGTCAACGCTTCGCCCTCGTTCATCAGGAGCCTCCGTTTGACACGAGACACACCCTCATGACCTCCCGTCTCAGGGGTCAGCTGCGTCCACAGGCTGGAGGGGGCGTCGACATCGTAAGACGAGCCAATCAGAGAGCTTTCTGCTTCATCTGCGTTTGTTCGCTCAGAATGATTAGCGGTTTCGGTGAGGACGCCTACGATTGAGCGACTGGTTTTGGTTTGGATTGGAACGACTGATATGGTTTGGATCGAGTTTGAGTTCTCTTGACTAATCCCACAATCCTCTTGCTGGACCATTTGATTGAAAGTGACCGTGGAGGGTTGTTTAGTGCTGTTATCGTTTGGACTTCCTGTTTGGTCTGTCTGTGAAAGCGTGAGCGTCGACTCCAGGTCTGAGATCAGCGCTTTAAGGCTGGACAGATTTAGCTCTAGCTGAGCGATCTGCTCTGTTTGCGCTGACATCATCCCTCCGTTATTCGACGAGCTGAGGATGTTGGCATCAGCCGGAACACtcggctcagactcgctcagaGCTTTCCGAACCGGACCGGGAATTCTGCTGGCCTTCTTGGTGCAGCGCACGGGACTTAAGCAGAACTTGGGCGTGGGGATGTTGGTGAATCTCTTACCCGCTGCAGAGGAAGATCTGGAGACGCTGACCGGCTTCTGTTTGGAGACGTACAGAGATCTGGCCGTAACAGGAAGTGCTGTGGACGTGGCTTGAGGAAGAGTGTCAATGTGAGCGTTATCTTCATCATGAAGGCTTTGATTGTCCTTCCTCTTCTCTCTGGCTTTCCTCAGCTCTGTCTTACAAGTCTGTTTGGGAAGGAGTTCCTCGTTCTCCTTATCGGACAGGCTGTGCTCGGCTGCGGCTTTGGCTTGACTGCGCAGCTGACGCTGACGCCGCCGGTACTCTTGGGATTTCTTTAGCAGGTTTTGAAGGCTCATTCGATACGGACCCTCATCCGGGTCAGACGGAGGGTTTACCAGTTCTGAAACATTTTCTGAAGGCAACACGatatcctcctcctcctctaaGAATGCTCCATCTACTGGAGCGTGACTGATTATGTCACTTCCTGTAGTGGTCGGTTGTGTCGTATCTAAGGGGACGGCCTTAGCCAGTCCTCCGTCTCCTTCAATCCAGCTGGAGTGACAGGTGATCTCTGTGTTGTCATTGGTCACGTACCCCgatgacatcatcatcatccggCTGTGAGAATGATCGTCAGGTGCGTCATTCGGTCTGTGAGTTTTGTATCCAATGCCCTCAAACAGAACCGTGATCTGCGATTCGTCCTCTGGAGAAGCTCTCAGCTGATTGGCTGATTGGCCATCGAGAGCAGTTGACGTGAGCGGAGCGGATGAGATGACGTCATCACTCTTGTATGTGTGTCGTTCAGCATCATCGGTAAACTGACATACAGAAACAATGTGAGGAAGACACAATCCATTTTTATTAGGAACatgaattaaaggtgcagtaagcaatttctgagaaatgctgatgaaagtggatcagaccgagcaccaaaacacacttgtagccaatcagcattaaggggcgtgtccactcattaGGGAGTAGGGCCCGATGTTGCATAGCAtgtttgtgaatttgggggcggagctataAAGATCCCCTACCCAAAATGATCACACCCCTATATTTTTAGTCCCACTTTTGGTGATTTGAaatatcaacagcgtttctcaaaaatcacttactgcacctttaagaaagtaaattttgATGTCAGCTGTTTTGATGTATGATTTCTAGATTGAAGCTTTAATAAAAAGCAGCATGCATAAAccattacatatttattaactattaaataaacataataatcagTATCAGGTCAAATGAAGTGTCTCAGAAAACTCACGCTGAAGTGAGACTCTTCCTCTcttctcctcctcttcatcatcatcagacTCATGGCTGTTTCTCGCAGTCGTCTCATCTCGTCTCTCTGCTGCTCATTCAgctaacaaacaaacacacattagcATATGTGCATGTATAATGAGAAGATCTGAATATGATGAAGATACTCATACCAGAGGAGGAAGGACACGAGCTCCATGAAACACGATAAGTGATGATGGTCTCTGCGAGtggtcatcatcatcatcatcatcatcattataatGACTGTTATAAAGTCTCTGAATAAAATCTTCATAACTCTCCATGACACTGAAACACAGCTGATGCAAAACACACGACACTGACTAACTAAAGCTGTCATGACACGATAAACAGACTCATCTCTGCTAATATTTGATGTTAAAATCTTctaaaacacattatataaatgACCAAACtgctttattaaagtttataacCGTGTAAAGCATAAGCAGTAAAGATAAATCATATTTCTAAGCGTTTTACCTGGTGTGTGAAGTTAAATCTTTATCAGCATGTCTGTTTACACTCGACTGCTTCCGCTCACAATAACGACCGTTAAAAACGGACTGGAGTTTCTCATCGTTTGGATCCGGACTGACAAATGCAGCGTCTGTTTAAATCTAAACAACATTTCAACGTATAATTTACAGGTAACATTTATTACTAAGCTATTATTCTATTACAGATTTCGGAGCAGTTTGTTAgtaaaacaaattcattttaACCCCACTCTGCAGAATGTTATCCAGCCCACGTTTTACCAGACGTCCCGACCGGTCCCAACGCACGCGCGAAGCGCGCTATTCAAGCGCTGATATTAGCGGGAAAGAGGCTCTACTGCCCCCCAGAGACAGGGATGAACGGATTTCGCCATTATTACAGGATCTTTCAGCAGAACAAAAGATCACAATGACGGTGTTTTATAATCAAGGGTCATTAAAGGATATAAGAGTCTGTTTAAATCAGCGTGTCTCAAATATAAAAGAGCAAAACAGTAAATTGATTCTTAGAAAATCGAAAATCTcacatttcagcatatttttcacatttttttttaaaatttcatatcTCAAAAACATGATGCAAAATCCTTcacagaataaataaatcacaactGACTCATCACCAGTCAAGATTCATATGCTATAATGCTTTATCTAAAAGCAgtcaaaaatctgaaaaaaaaaagtgaaaaaaaaaaaaaaaaatgaaaaagtgttgtaaataaaaacattcatcCTACACCTTTataagaattttaaaaaatatattactgcACATAAAATAATTCACAGAAAAGATAAGTATATGTTGACTATAGACACTTCTATGTTTCAATGACTTTTTAAGATATTCCcagctatatataaaaaaaaagttctaagaacgttttgttaactttcc
It includes:
- the si:ch73-100l22.3 gene encoding centriolar coiled-coil protein of 110 kDa, which translates into the protein MESYEDFIQRLYNSHYNDDDDDDDDHSQRPSSLIVFHGARVLPPLLNEQQRDEMRRLRETAMSLMMMKRRRREEESHFSFTDDAERHTYKSDDVISSAPLTSTALDGQSANQLRASPEDESQITVLFEGIGYKTHRPNDAPDDHSHSRMMMMSSGYVTNDNTEITCHSSWIEGDGGLAKAVPLDTTQPTTTGSDIISHAPVDGAFLEEEEDIVLPSENVSELVNPPSDPDEGPYRMSLQNLLKKSQEYRRRQRQLRSQAKAAAEHSLSDKENEELLPKQTCKTELRKAREKRKDNQSLHDEDNAHIDTLPQATSTALPVTARSLYVSKQKPVSVSRSSSAAGKRFTNIPTPKFCLSPVRCTKKASRIPGPVRKALSESEPSVPADANILSSSNNGGMMSAQTEQIAQLELNLSSLKALISDLESTLTLSQTDQTGSPNDNSTKQPSTVTFNQMVQQEDCGISQENSNSIQTISVVPIQTKTSRSIVGVLTETANHSERTNADEAESSLIGSSYDVDAPSSLWTQLTPETGGHEGVSRVKRRLLMNEGEALTPGRERSSTPRVMSSVLQSSAQTQEDQVTVLMEDERRRQKELLQSLAVRYQFLRSVSFPCSRLEDTSTSFLGSSVCTHAGLTDALHTSRLCCLSLTASCRPLLAALARGFLTRRLLRTERVTRLIRTIKDTQTFLLTFQRQTAVGGRHDLMLQERVALQLRAARYELHEIFFSTSSCDRMQMIRCDRALSRDRRLKPHDNKAKGFLSAATRKALERKKLVMLQRKSADRKKFSPSDVEKWNLVPKICRVSKKITAR